One region of Candidatus Zixiibacteriota bacterium genomic DNA includes:
- a CDS encoding DUF262 domain-containing protein translates to MPYTSDKIATVVQNRLNTQYFLPAIQREFVWSPDRIMKLFDSIMRGYPISSFLFWELQDANRDNWDIYRFIQNFKQNGTHNEQVPTDGIPQLTLVLDGQQRLTSLLIGLKGTYTVKKKHKRKDSPDAWMKQSLYLDLIKDPRASEEDAETGLHYGFKFFENPPDNGADHHWFKVGRILDFDSEDRFYEFRNELRDSLSDDTTKGQMSVFERCLERLYRAVWKDDAISFYTESDQDYDRVLDIFVRANEGGIKLSKSDLLLSMVTFNWGGVNAREEIHGFVDRLNKGLDKKNDFDKDFIMKTCLVLSDLPVQYKVDNFTPKNLSLIRDNWDGIKSAIERAVRLINTFGVYESTLTSANALIPIAYYFYGRPNVSLMESAATDVQNRSRIQQYLLMSLLNGVFGGTSDNLLRDLREVLGKHDGKNDFPFEDISAVISKSGRNSRFDEESLARFLSIKYGLRTSFLALSLLYDNTSWGSMTFHKDHIFPKSWFTTKQMTAKGIDNAAHKGYLELRDKIGNLQLLIDTENIAKKDKDFATWIKSRDVSFKRRHLIPVDESLYSFERFPEFVEEREKLIKARLESLFPAPRKAQEVS, encoded by the coding sequence ATGCCATACACATCGGACAAAATCGCTACAGTGGTTCAGAACAGATTGAATACACAGTATTTCCTTCCTGCTATTCAACGTGAGTTTGTCTGGAGTCCCGACCGGATCATGAAGCTGTTCGACTCAATAATGCGCGGCTATCCTATTAGTTCCTTCTTGTTTTGGGAACTTCAGGACGCTAACCGCGACAATTGGGATATCTACAGATTCATACAGAACTTCAAACAGAATGGGACTCACAACGAACAGGTTCCCACCGATGGTATACCACAACTCACGTTGGTCCTGGATGGACAGCAGCGCCTCACCTCACTCTTGATAGGTCTGAAGGGGACCTATACTGTCAAGAAGAAGCACAAGCGAAAGGACAGTCCTGACGCCTGGATGAAGCAGAGTTTGTACCTAGACTTAATCAAGGACCCACGAGCAAGCGAGGAGGACGCGGAAACCGGCCTTCACTACGGGTTCAAGTTTTTTGAGAACCCTCCAGACAATGGTGCGGACCATCATTGGTTCAAAGTCGGCCGCATCCTCGATTTTGACAGCGAAGACAGATTCTATGAGTTTAGGAATGAGTTGCGAGACAGTCTCTCTGATGACACCACCAAGGGTCAAATGTCTGTATTCGAGCGCTGTCTGGAGCGCCTCTACAGGGCGGTATGGAAAGACGATGCCATATCTTTCTATACCGAATCGGACCAGGATTACGACCGGGTGCTTGACATATTTGTTCGTGCCAACGAGGGCGGAATCAAGCTGAGCAAGTCCGACCTCTTGCTCTCAATGGTAACATTCAACTGGGGAGGCGTAAACGCTCGTGAAGAGATACATGGATTCGTCGACCGCCTAAACAAGGGTCTGGACAAGAAGAACGACTTCGACAAGGACTTCATAATGAAGACCTGCCTGGTCCTGAGCGACCTGCCGGTGCAGTACAAAGTTGACAACTTCACGCCAAAGAACCTGTCGCTCATCCGCGACAATTGGGATGGCATTAAGTCGGCTATAGAACGTGCGGTGAGACTGATCAACACTTTCGGAGTGTACGAGAGCACCCTAACCAGTGCCAATGCTCTTATACCAATCGCTTACTATTTCTATGGTCGTCCGAATGTCAGCTTGATGGAATCAGCAGCTACGGATGTGCAGAATCGGTCAAGGATACAGCAGTACCTCCTGATGTCGCTGCTCAACGGTGTGTTCGGCGGCACTTCTGATAATCTCCTTAGGGATCTCCGTGAGGTTCTTGGAAAACACGACGGCAAGAACGACTTCCCCTTCGAAGATATCAGCGCAGTGATCTCCAAGTCAGGTCGTAACTCCCGGTTTGATGAAGAATCCCTGGCACGGTTCCTGTCTATCAAATACGGACTCCGCACGTCATTTCTGGCATTGTCACTTCTGTACGATAATACAAGTTGGGGCTCGATGACTTTTCACAAGGATCACATCTTTCCCAAGTCATGGTTTACTACAAAGCAGATGACAGCCAAAGGCATTGATAATGCTGCACACAAAGGCTACCTTGAATTGAGGGACAAAATAGGCAACCTACAACTCTTGATAGACACCGAAAACATCGCCAAAAAAGACAAGGACTTTGCTACCTGGATTAAGTCAAGAGATGTCTCATTCAAGAGACGCCATCTCATACCGGTAGACGAGTCGCTCTACAGTTTTGAGAGATTCCCAGAGTTCGTAGAGGAGCGCGAGAAGCTGATCAAGGCGCGACTCGAATCACTCTTTCCGGCTCCAAGGAAGGCCCAGGAGGTTTCATAG
- a CDS encoding DEAD/DEAH box helicase family protein — translation MRQVVIENPILNSPYVEPTRHFKFTDEGITNDIVEGRRISSYFVPIARPKKKGKQLQFDTEWTQDRIEENKHVNRIRQRVYQWRQGGYLGVTSTTGKLLQYWTDPDREKKLFFCQNEALETLIYITEVAHKYGDAWIENQLIEANNMSNPGLPRMAFKMATGSGKTVVMAMMIAWHTLNKQANPQDARFSDTFLLVTPGITIRDRLRVLLPNDPNNYYRQRDVLPSHLLEKLSQAKIVITNFHAFKQREKTKATKLTKALLNKGNASAFTETPDQMVRRVCRELGNKKNIVVLNDEAHHCYRRKPDGDDVKLTGDDRKEAEKREEEARIWISGLEAVKKKIGVKTIYDLSATPFFLRGSGYSEGTLFPWVVSDFSLIDAIECGIVKVPRVPVADDSVSGDQPTYRDLWIRIRDDLPKKGRKTQALTGPPNLPAELQGALHSLYSNYEKYYRLWEKNEDAQTKGQTPPVFIVVCNNTNVSKLVIDYVAGWEKQLSDTESVVVPGQLPIFSNELNGNWNPRPNSILVDSTELESGDSMSKGFKEIAAREIEEFKAEYRARFPGRGTEKLTDEDLLREVMNTVGKPGKLGENVKCVVSVSMLTEGWDANTVTHVLGIRAFGTQLLCEQVVGRALRRMSYAANEQGHFEPEYAEVYGVPFSFIPCSGSTKEVTPGAIPTRVRALEDRAACEITFPRVLGYRYELPSERLTATFTDESRLELSTQAIPTKTENAPIVGESSVHHLDDLKKRRENEVAFLLAKLTLEKYFRQDGEKREDRSNEHQFDGEVQSWLFPQMLSIVKDWMAECVTCKDNTFIQLLLLIEFAHDAADRIYRAIAASPDGEAPLKPIMRPYDTVGSTKHVDFDTTRPVYRADPDKCHVSHVVADTESWEQKLAQTLEDMKEVRTYVKNHNLGFTIPYTLNGEEKQYVPDFLIRVDDGNGDENLLNLIVEVTGEKRKEKIAKVSTAKTLWIPAVNNQGSFGRWAFLEITDPWNAQNSIRESISGKA, via the coding sequence TTGCGCCAAGTTGTAATTGAAAACCCCATCCTTAACTCCCCTTATGTCGAACCGACGCGGCATTTCAAATTCACCGATGAGGGTATCACCAACGACATTGTCGAAGGTCGGCGGATCAGTTCGTACTTCGTGCCGATTGCCCGACCAAAGAAAAAGGGCAAACAGCTCCAGTTCGATACTGAGTGGACGCAAGATCGCATCGAAGAGAATAAGCACGTCAACCGAATCCGACAGCGCGTCTATCAGTGGAGGCAAGGCGGTTATCTTGGTGTCACATCCACTACCGGCAAACTCCTGCAATACTGGACCGATCCCGACCGTGAGAAAAAGCTCTTCTTCTGCCAGAATGAAGCCCTCGAAACGCTAATCTACATCACGGAAGTCGCGCACAAGTACGGCGACGCCTGGATTGAGAATCAACTCATTGAAGCCAACAATATGTCCAATCCCGGTCTCCCTCGCATGGCGTTCAAGATGGCTACCGGGTCGGGGAAAACCGTTGTCATGGCGATGATGATTGCATGGCACACCCTGAACAAGCAGGCCAATCCTCAAGACGCACGATTCTCCGACACTTTTCTGTTGGTGACCCCCGGCATCACCATCCGGGATCGGCTGCGAGTGCTTCTGCCGAACGACCCAAACAACTACTATCGTCAGCGCGATGTGCTTCCGAGCCACCTGTTGGAGAAGCTCTCACAAGCGAAGATCGTCATCACCAATTTCCACGCCTTCAAGCAGCGAGAGAAAACCAAAGCTACGAAGCTCACTAAGGCGCTTCTCAACAAGGGCAATGCGAGCGCGTTCACCGAGACGCCTGACCAGATGGTCCGTCGAGTCTGCCGGGAACTCGGCAACAAGAAGAACATCGTGGTGCTAAACGATGAGGCTCACCACTGCTACCGGCGCAAGCCGGACGGTGACGATGTGAAGCTCACAGGAGATGATCGCAAGGAAGCTGAGAAGCGAGAAGAGGAAGCCCGCATCTGGATCTCCGGTCTTGAGGCGGTCAAGAAGAAGATCGGTGTCAAGACCATCTATGACTTGTCCGCAACACCCTTCTTCTTAAGAGGATCGGGCTACTCAGAAGGTACTTTATTCCCGTGGGTGGTGTCGGATTTCTCTCTCATAGATGCTATCGAATGCGGCATTGTCAAGGTGCCACGAGTCCCGGTCGCCGACGATTCTGTCTCCGGAGATCAACCGACCTACCGCGACCTTTGGATACGCATACGCGATGACCTGCCCAAGAAAGGCCGAAAGACTCAAGCGCTGACCGGCCCTCCGAATCTCCCCGCTGAGTTGCAGGGCGCACTGCACAGCCTATATAGCAACTATGAGAAATACTACCGCCTCTGGGAAAAGAACGAAGACGCCCAGACAAAAGGTCAGACTCCTCCGGTGTTCATCGTCGTCTGCAATAATACAAACGTCTCAAAGCTCGTCATCGACTATGTGGCCGGATGGGAAAAGCAGCTTTCGGACACAGAATCGGTAGTGGTGCCGGGGCAGCTTCCGATATTCTCCAACGAGTTGAACGGGAACTGGAACCCTCGTCCCAACAGTATCCTGGTGGATAGCACAGAACTCGAATCCGGGGATTCGATGAGCAAGGGATTCAAAGAGATTGCGGCTCGTGAGATTGAAGAGTTCAAAGCGGAGTACCGGGCACGTTTCCCCGGTCGCGGTACTGAGAAGCTGACCGACGAAGACCTCCTCCGCGAAGTAATGAACACTGTTGGCAAGCCAGGGAAGTTGGGCGAGAATGTCAAATGCGTAGTAAGCGTCTCCATGCTCACGGAGGGCTGGGACGCCAACACTGTGACGCACGTTCTCGGGATCAGAGCGTTCGGCACCCAGCTTCTGTGCGAGCAGGTAGTCGGCAGGGCACTCCGACGAATGAGCTACGCTGCCAACGAGCAAGGTCACTTCGAGCCGGAGTATGCCGAGGTCTACGGTGTCCCGTTCTCGTTCATTCCCTGTTCCGGTTCTACTAAGGAAGTGACGCCGGGTGCGATTCCGACGAGAGTCAGGGCGCTTGAAGATCGCGCCGCCTGTGAGATCACATTCCCCCGCGTTCTCGGCTATCGATACGAGCTACCGAGCGAGCGGCTCACAGCCACATTCACGGACGAATCCCGACTGGAGCTTTCCACCCAGGCGATTCCGACAAAGACCGAGAATGCACCTATCGTTGGAGAGAGCAGTGTCCACCACCTGGACGATCTCAAGAAAAGGCGTGAGAACGAAGTGGCCTTTCTCTTGGCGAAACTCACACTCGAAAAATACTTCCGGCAGGACGGCGAAAAGAGAGAGGATCGCTCGAATGAACATCAATTCGACGGTGAAGTACAGTCCTGGCTGTTCCCGCAGATGCTATCCATTGTCAAAGACTGGATGGCCGAGTGCGTCACTTGCAAAGATAACACCTTCATTCAACTTCTTCTGCTGATTGAATTCGCCCATGACGCCGCCGACCGAATCTACCGGGCTATAGCGGCCTCGCCAGATGGTGAGGCCCCTCTCAAACCGATTATGAGACCCTACGACACTGTCGGCTCTACGAAGCACGTGGACTTCGACACCACGCGGCCCGTGTACCGTGCCGACCCGGACAAATGCCATGTCTCCCATGTTGTGGCGGATACTGAGTCCTGGGAACAGAAATTGGCGCAGACTCTGGAAGATATGAAAGAGGTCAGGACCTACGTCAAGAACCACAATCTTGGCTTCACGATTCCCTACACCCTAAACGGCGAAGAAAAGCAGTACGTGCCTGATTTCCTGATTCGAGTGGACGACGGCAACGGAGATGAGAACTTGCTCAACCTGATTGTCGAGGTCACTGGGGAAAAGAGAAAAGAGAAGATCGCCAAAGTCTCGACAGCCAAGACGCTTTGGATACCAGCCGTGAATAACCAGGGTAGCTTCGGACGCTGGGCATTTCTGGAAATAACCGACCCGTGGAATGCGCAGAACAGTATCCGAGAGTCCATTTCGGGGAAAGCCTAA